From the genome of Elusimicrobiota bacterium, one region includes:
- a CDS encoding class I SAM-dependent methyltransferase, with amino-acid sequence MGPPESSYEGLFAEYYDLLHADRGDAAFYAELAREAGAPVLELGCGTGRLLIPVAEAGTEVTGLDASAAMLEVCRGKLAYCGEEARSRATLVRAGMEDFELGRRFTLAYLSCNTLNGLLSREERLAVLRRCRAHLAEGGRVLLDAVVPDLEFYREIDGKERTFEFTDPLRGRVLVEKVIARLDPVRQTVSEDALLEEYDEGRLLRSSRARSGSALLFPGDLESLVEEAGFGVLHRWKNPAKETFDLSASRLLLLARRS; translated from the coding sequence ATGGGGCCTCCCGAGTCCTCGTACGAGGGACTCTTCGCCGAGTACTACGACCTCCTCCATGCCGACCGCGGAGACGCCGCCTTCTACGCGGAGCTGGCGCGGGAGGCCGGCGCGCCCGTGCTGGAACTCGGCTGCGGGACGGGCCGGCTCCTCATCCCGGTGGCGGAGGCCGGTACCGAGGTCACGGGCCTGGACGCCAGCGCGGCGATGCTGGAGGTCTGCCGCGGGAAGCTCGCGTACTGCGGCGAGGAGGCGCGCTCGCGCGCGACCCTCGTGCGCGCGGGCATGGAGGACTTCGAGCTGGGCCGGCGCTTCACGCTGGCGTACCTCTCCTGCAACACCCTCAACGGCCTGCTCTCCCGCGAGGAGCGGCTCGCCGTCCTGCGCCGCTGCCGGGCCCACCTCGCGGAGGGCGGACGCGTCCTGCTCGACGCCGTGGTCCCGGACCTGGAGTTCTATCGGGAGATCGACGGAAAGGAGCGGACCTTCGAGTTCACCGACCCTCTGCGCGGCCGGGTGCTCGTCGAGAAGGTCATTGCGCGCCTCGACCCCGTCCGCCAGACCGTGAGCGAGGACGCGCTCCTCGAGGAATACGACGAGGGGCGCCTCCTGCGCTCCTCCCGGGCCCGCAGCGGATCCGCGCTCCTGTTCCCCGGCGACCTCGAGTCCCTCGTGGAAGAGGCGGGCTTCGGCGTCCTTCACCGCTGGAAGAACCCCGCGAAGGAGACCTTCGACCTCTCGGCCTCCCGCCTCCTCCTGCTCGCCCGGCGTTCCTGA
- a CDS encoding glycosyltransferase family 39 protein, which yields MGAKSRGASARRVEAPAPAPATRLPVPVLSALFLAWLLVLAWQYRLKGVRLYPSAALDFARLLPAALAHMGGALALRLAGAAALWLLAAALGAGLLRLLRVKAPRAESLLLAAGLGMGLLPLLAFAAGLWSFRPELLRAATLGAAALALLSAPWWWKALPAESAPPVERPGALAQGAAAVTFAALLMGLLASLCPEIFYDSLVYHLALPKLWLLRGSIGATPHNIYSGLPLAGQTLYGLALALQDEKLASVLHWSFGLLTTAAVLLIGLRRLGAAAGAFAAFAFALCPAALYASWNAGVDLQSSLFCALSMLALLQGLERPEGERRGWALCAGFLAGSACGTKYNVLPVAGMLVLVHGWRARANGRGLRDTVFMALAAAGAFAPWLLKNMFFFGNPLYPFLAGVLGGRELIADPVAFLEASGSRDLVRTFTTTSGLKELLLQPWTTSVGTWPLGDWPGPVYILLLPLLLVVRPRRESERALLAAAVGGYLLWALSSRLVRYLLPAFPFLALCAALAVEHPSLPRWLRRVGWAAALYAGLFCLQAAYFQGGGIGQREYLTGMTPRAEYLKRQHPTYGLPYYAAAEFADRALPKDARVLVLGESRTYYLERDAVASTVFDHNPFWLAARESKDGADLLRRVRAMGVTHVLLSARQLLYRENSPGVFPREAVRSSAFAEFWARHLKPLFEEREDPGDNPRWLTVYEVVDAPNPDGAPTPNPALVLLKWLDSRASAVPGR from the coding sequence GTGGGAGCCAAGTCGCGGGGAGCGTCGGCCCGGCGCGTCGAGGCGCCCGCGCCGGCTCCCGCGACGCGCCTGCCGGTCCCCGTCCTCAGCGCGCTCTTCCTCGCCTGGCTCCTCGTACTCGCCTGGCAGTACCGGCTCAAGGGCGTCCGGCTCTACCCCTCGGCGGCTCTCGATTTCGCGCGGCTCCTGCCCGCCGCGCTCGCGCACATGGGCGGAGCGCTCGCCCTGCGTCTGGCCGGGGCGGCCGCGCTCTGGCTCCTCGCCGCCGCGCTCGGCGCCGGACTCCTGCGCCTGCTGCGCGTGAAGGCGCCGCGCGCCGAGTCCCTCCTGCTCGCGGCCGGGCTCGGCATGGGCCTGCTGCCGCTCCTCGCGTTCGCCGCGGGCCTTTGGAGCTTCCGACCGGAGCTTCTGCGCGCCGCGACGCTCGGCGCGGCCGCGCTCGCCCTGCTCTCGGCGCCGTGGTGGTGGAAAGCCCTGCCGGCCGAAAGCGCTCCCCCCGTCGAGCGCCCCGGAGCCCTCGCGCAGGGGGCGGCGGCCGTGACCTTCGCCGCGCTACTCATGGGTCTGCTCGCCTCGCTCTGCCCCGAGATCTTCTACGACTCGCTCGTCTATCACCTGGCGCTGCCGAAGCTCTGGCTGCTGCGCGGGAGCATCGGGGCGACGCCCCACAACATCTACTCGGGCCTGCCGCTGGCCGGGCAGACCCTCTACGGGCTCGCCCTCGCGCTCCAGGACGAGAAGCTCGCCTCGGTCCTGCACTGGAGCTTCGGCCTGCTCACGACGGCCGCCGTCCTGCTCATCGGGCTTCGCCGTCTCGGCGCCGCCGCCGGCGCCTTCGCGGCCTTCGCCTTCGCGCTCTGTCCGGCGGCGCTCTACGCCTCGTGGAACGCGGGCGTCGACCTCCAGTCCTCCCTCTTTTGCGCGCTGTCGATGCTGGCTCTGCTGCAGGGGCTCGAGCGGCCCGAGGGGGAGCGGCGCGGCTGGGCGCTCTGCGCGGGCTTCCTGGCGGGCTCCGCCTGCGGAACGAAGTACAACGTCCTTCCGGTCGCCGGGATGCTCGTGCTCGTGCACGGCTGGCGCGCGCGGGCGAACGGACGCGGCCTGCGCGACACCGTCTTCATGGCGCTGGCCGCCGCAGGGGCGTTCGCGCCCTGGCTCCTCAAGAACATGTTCTTCTTCGGGAACCCGCTCTATCCTTTTCTCGCCGGCGTCCTGGGCGGCCGGGAGCTCATCGCCGACCCGGTCGCCTTCCTGGAGGCGTCGGGCTCGCGCGACCTCGTCCGCACCTTCACGACGACGTCGGGTCTCAAGGAACTCCTGCTCCAGCCCTGGACGACCTCGGTGGGGACCTGGCCGCTCGGAGACTGGCCGGGCCCCGTGTACATCCTCCTGCTGCCGCTGCTCCTCGTCGTGCGCCCGCGCCGGGAGTCCGAGCGCGCCCTGCTCGCCGCCGCGGTCGGCGGCTATCTTCTCTGGGCCCTGTCGAGCCGCCTGGTGCGCTACCTTCTGCCGGCTTTCCCCTTCCTGGCGCTCTGCGCAGCGCTCGCCGTCGAGCATCCGTCGCTCCCGCGCTGGCTGCGGCGCGTCGGCTGGGCGGCGGCGCTCTACGCGGGCCTCTTCTGCCTCCAGGCCGCCTACTTCCAGGGCGGGGGAATCGGGCAGCGGGAGTACCTGACCGGGATGACGCCGCGCGCGGAGTACCTCAAGCGCCAGCATCCGACCTACGGGCTGCCCTACTACGCCGCCGCGGAGTTCGCCGACCGCGCGCTGCCCAAAGACGCGCGCGTGCTCGTGCTCGGGGAGTCGCGGACCTATTACCTCGAGCGCGACGCCGTCGCCTCGACCGTCTTCGACCACAACCCCTTCTGGCTCGCCGCGCGCGAGTCGAAGGACGGCGCGGACCTGCTCCGGCGCGTGCGCGCGATGGGGGTGACGCACGTTCTGCTGAGCGCGCGCCAGCTGCTCTACCGCGAGAACTCCCCGGGCGTCTTTCCCCGAGAGGCCGTCCGCTCCTCCGCGTTCGCCGAGTTCTGGGCGCGCCATCTCAAGCCCCTCTTCGAGGAGCGCGAGGACCCCGGCGACAACCCGCGCTGGCTCACGGTCTACGAGGTCGTCGACGCGCCCAACCCCGACGGCGCGCCCACCCCCAATCCCGCGCTGGTCCTGCTGAAATGGCTCGATTCCCGGGCCTCCGCCGTGCCCGGACGTTGA